A genomic stretch from Bacillota bacterium includes:
- a CDS encoding sugar transferase codes for RRPGLHGWPFAMLKFRTMTDARDKQGNLLPDEDRLTRLGGFLRSTSLDELPELFNVLRGDMSLVGPRPLLMEYLDRYTPEQARRHEAKPGITGWAQVNGRNALTWEEKFQLDVWYVDNWSLR; via the coding sequence AAAGGCGGCCAGGGCTCCACGGGTGGCCGTTTGCCATGCTTAAATTTCGCACCATGACTGATGCCCGGGATAAGCAGGGGAATCTTCTCCCTGACGAAGATCGCCTTACTCGTTTAGGCGGGTTCCTGCGCAGCACCAGCTTGGATGAATTGCCCGAGCTTTTCAACGTCTTGCGGGGCGATATGAGCCTGGTCGGCCCAAGACCGCTCTTGATGGAATACCTTGATCGTTACACACCCGAACAGGCGCGGCGGCACGAAGCTAAACCCGGCATCACCGGCTGGGCGCAGGTTAACGGACGGAATGCCCTGACGTGGGAGGAAAAATTTCAGCTGGATGTCTGGTATGTCGACAACTGGAGCCTCCGATAA